A part of Oncorhynchus kisutch isolate 150728-3 linkage group LG2, Okis_V2, whole genome shotgun sequence genomic DNA contains:
- the LOC109871095 gene encoding small ubiquitin-related modifier 3, whose protein sequence is MSEEKPKEGVKTENDHINLKVAGQDGSVVQFKIKRHTPLSKLMKAYCERQGLSIRQIRFRFDGQPINETDTPAQLEMEDEDTIDVFQQQTGGGSSPSEASLKGVWTL, encoded by the exons ATGTCTGAAGAAAAGCCAAAG GAAGGAGTGAAGACTGAAAACGACCACATCAACCTTAAGGTTGCAGGTCAAGATGGGTCAGTAGTCCAGTTCAAAATTAAAAGGCACACTCCGCTCAGCAAGCTGATGAAGGCGTACTGCGAAAGACAG GGTTTGTCAATTAGACAGATACGGTTTAGGTTTGACGGACAGCCAATCAATGAGACCGACACACCTGCACAG CTTGAGATGGAAGACGAGGATACTATTGATGTATTTCAACAACAGACCGGAGGAGGCTCCTCCCCCTCAGAGGCTTCTCTTAAAGGTGTATGGACCCTCTGA